TCCTTTTGCTGGAATTGGTCTTGGAGCAATGGTTGGAATTTTCTTAAATCTTGTTTTACCGAAAGCTTTATAAAATAATGTTAGAATTTAATGAAATAATTGAAAAGGATAATAATGGCAGCAAAAGAACATCAATTTGATATTTCAGCAAAATTAGATATGCAAGAGATGAAAAATGCAGTGATTCAAGCTCAAAAAGAGATTGATAACAGATATGATTTTAAAGGAATAAGTAAAGAGATTGATTTGAATATTGGAGCAAAAACTTTAATATTAGTCTCTTCAAGTGATAATAAAATCGATGCAATGATGGACATTTTAATTTCAAAAATGAATAAAAGAGGAATCTCTATTAACTCTTTAGAAGAGATAAAAAAAGAGGACTCAAGTGGTGGAAATAGAAAATATACTTTTAAAATAGTTGATAGTATAGAAAAAGATGAAGCAAAAAAAATTCAAACAGAAATTAAAAATTTAAAATTAAAAGTAACAGCTGTAAATCAAGGTGATGAAATAAGAGTTACTGGGAAAAACATTGATGATTTACAAACAATTATGAAACACCTAAGAAGTTTAGAACTAAAAGCTCCTTTAGTTTTTGATAACTTCAAATAAAAATCTCACTTATATATAATTTATGTGTAATTAATATATAATTCATTCTTTATTTTAAAGGATGAATTATAGAACTATTAATAATAAAATCAATCGCAGTTGTATCACTTGTTTTAAGTTTAAGTTATATTGCTGAAAAAGTAAGTCCTAGAATTTCAGGGATTTTATCTGGACTTCCTGTTGGAAGTGCTATTACTCTTTTATTTTTTGCAATAGAAAATGGTGTTGATTATGTAACAAAAGTTGCTTTATATAATATTCATGGACTTTTTGCAGCTTTGGCTTTTTCTATTGGTTATTATATAAGTACTTTTTATAAAGGAAAATTTGAGATATTTTTATCTTTATTAATCTCTTTTATTTCATATTTACTTATTGCATTTATTTTATCAAATATTCCACCGCACGTGGTTTTAACGCCAGTTATTGTAATAACTTTAATGTTAATTGCAACTATATATTTTGCAAAAAAAGAGAACTTTGCTATTGATAAAAAAATTAAAACTTCAATAAGTGATATATTTTTTAGGTCACTTTTGACTATTTCGATATTTTTAATAATCTCAAGTTTACCAAAATATGTACCATCAAATATAGCTGGAATTTTTTCATCTTTCCCTACGATTCTTTTACCTTTGATGTTAATAATTCATTTTAGACATAGTAGGTTTCAAGCAAGAACTATTATAAAAAACACACCTTATGGGCTAAGTTCAGTTGTTATTTACTCTTTGGTTGTTTATTTTGCCTACGAAAAAATAGGAATAGTTTTTGGAACAATAATTGCCCTTATTTGTTCAGTTTTATATGTAATTATTCAAGGTAAAGTTTTAAGATTTTTTAAATTAATTAAATAAGCACATACACACTAAATAAACAAAACTTTAATATAATAAAAATTATATATGAGGATTTTTATATGAAAGTTTTGTTATTAGAAGATGATATTGCTTTAAGTGATTTATTAAACGAACATTTGTTAGATTTAGGTTATGAAGTTGTTTTATGTACAAATGGTCAAGAAGCCTTAGAAGCTTTAATTGATAATAAGTTTGATATTGCTTTACTTGATATAAATACACCAAGTATAACAGGAATAGAAGTTTTAAAAAGAGTTAGAAAAGAGTATAAAAATAATATTCCAATAATAATTTTAACAGCTTATCAAGATACAAAACACCTAAAAGAGTCTTTTGAAAATGGCGTTGATGATTACATTAAAAAACCTTTTGATTTAGAAGAGTTAGACCAAAGAATTTTAAAACTCTGTAGACATTTTTTAATAGAGCAGAATAGTAAAATTAAAATAGATGAAAATATATTTTTTGAACCTCAAACTTGTCAAATTTTTAAAGAAAATAAGGTAATAAGTCTTGCTCAAAAAGAAAGAGATATTTTAAAATATTTTTGTACACATAAAAGTAGAGTAATTTCAAATGAGGAGTTACTTCAAAATATTTGGGTATATGATGAAATGCCAACTGATGCCACAATTAGAGTTTATATAAAAAATTTAAGAGAAATTATTGGTAAAGAAAAAATTACAACAATAAGAGCTATAGGATATAGATTTGAATAGAGATGAAAAAAAAGCATTAATTAGCTTTTTAACTATTTATATAGTTTCAGCAATTTTATTAATAGGTGTTATTTTGTACATTTATTACAAAAATGAAACAAAAATGCTTGAAGAGAGTTGTTCTATGGAATTACATAATGCTTCAATGCATATAAAAAATGAAATTATAAATAGACATATGAAAAATCAAAAATTTAATCCAAATAAACTTTCAAATATAAATATAAAATATGGACTTTTTGATAAAGATAAAAAAGTAATTTTTTCTTATTTAGATGAAAAATTTGATGTTGATTTTTCAAAAAATAGTTATGTAAATGAGTTTTATAACTATTTTATTACAACTTTAGATGAAGAGAATATTCCTATAAAATATATTGTTTTAGAGACTTGTCAAGAGGTTCAAAATAAAAATAAATTACAGATTTTTATTTTAGTAATTTTATTTTTAAGTGCAATTTTTATTGGTTGTATAGGATATTTATTATCAAAAATTTTATTAAATCCTGTTAGACAAAGAGTTGAAGCTATGGATAAGTTTATAAAAGATTCAGCCCATGAATTAAATACACCAATTTCAGTTTTGATGACTTCAGTTTCGATGCTTAAAAATGGAAAAAATCCTCAAAAAATGATGAAATATATTTTAAGCAGTTCTAAACAGATTTCACAAATTTATAATGATATTCATTTCTCAGCTTTTAATGAGTTAAATGAAGATGTATTTGAAGAGTTTAATCTAAAAGATTTAGTAAGTGAAAGTGTAGAGTTTTTTAATGATATTTCTATTACAAAAAATATAACAATAAGTTCAAATTTACAAGATTGTTTTATAAAAATGGATAAAACAAAAACCCAAAAAATTGTAAATAATCTTCTTTCAAATGCTATAAAGTATAGTAAAAAAGATTCTATTATAGAAGTTGTTTTAGAAAAAAATATTTTAAAAGTAAAAGATTTTGGAATAGGAATAAGTCAGGAAGAACAAAAAGAGATTTTTAAAAGGTATAAAAGAGGAAATAATATTGAAGGTGGTTTTGGAATAGGTTTAGATATAGTAAAAAGAGTTTGTGATGAATATGATTTAATATTGGATTTAAAGTCACAAATTGATAAAGAAACCACTTTTAGTATAGATTTTTCTTCAATTGTTATTAAAGATTTTTTACAAAAGTAAAATGAATATTTTTTTTGTTAGAATACGAAAAAATTTATAAAAGATTATTTATGATAAATATAATTGAAGATTTTAAGATTTCTGAATTAAAAGATACAAAGTTTATTCACCCTGTAAAAGTTACATTTTCTCAAAATGGAAAAGCAAAAACTTGGGAAGCGGTAAGAAGCCATGATAGTGTAGCAATACTTTTATACCACAAAGAAAAAGAGGCTTTTTTATTAGTTAAACAATTTAGAGCACCAGTTTATCTAAATGATAAAACAAAAACTTTTACTTATGAGTTATGTGCTGGATTGATTGATAAAAATAAATCTATTGAAGAGATTGTTATAGAAGAGATAGATGAAGAGTGTGGATATAAAGTTCATATTGATAATATTTTGAAAATCAGCTCTTTTTATACAAATGTAGGAATTAGTGGTGGAAGACAACATTTATATTTTGCTTCAATTGATGAATCAATGAAAATTCACAATGGTGGTGGAGTAAATGATGAACAAATAGAGTTACATTTTTTACCTTTAAGTGAATGTGATAATTTTCTTTTTGATGAAGAAAAAGCTAAAACACCTGGATTGATGTTTAGTTTCTATTGGTTTTTAAAAAATAGACAAGAGTTAGGACTATAAATGAGAAAATTAATTTTTTTTCTTACAATATTTTTTTTAATTTTAAATGCAGAAGAACAAATTACACCTGCTCCAACTCCGGAACAATTAGATATTAATAACTCTTTTATTACAAAATATGAGTATGGAAAAATGCTTTATAATAACCCAAGAGGAATAGGGTGTAATAAGTGTCATGGTGATGATGCAAGGGGTAAAAAAATTGTTGAGTTTAAACAAGAACATGATAAAAAAATCTATAATTGTAGTTTAGTTGCTCCTGATATTAAAGATATAGAGTATGAGATATTTTCTGTAAAAGTTAATTCAAAAAAGAATCCAAATTTCAAATTTGATAAAGAACAAGTTTGTGATAAATTGATTTATTATGCAAACGTAATGCCTACATACTTTTTAGTTGAAGAAGAGATAGAAGCTATTTATTACTATATTAAAAATCTAAAAAAATAGCTTTTTATCTAGAAAAAGCTATTCCAAGACCAATCTTATTTATTTCTCTATCATAATCAATTAAACTGTTTCCATATCCTGAAAATAGTTGTAACATTCCATAGGTATTTTTTGTTGATAAAAATTCTGGAAGAGGGAAAGTCCAGTTTAGTTCAACTGCTCCTTTATTTGATTCACTAAACTTTAGATTATTTCTTAAGAGTAATTCAAAGGTATGTTTTTTATAAGCATATAATAAAGTTAAATCTCCATATCCATAATAATCTTCAATATCAGGATTATCATCACTTCCTTTATCATCAGGGATTCTATACCAAATTTTTGGAACTAAAAAAAGATTTGCAAATTGGTAATAACCTTCTAAATAAACTTTATTCCAAGACCTCGAATTTTCATCATTTCTTCCATTTGAAGAGTGCATTATTGATACTTTATAAGCTTTTAAAACAGAGTTTTCTTTGTATGGAAATTGTATAAAGATTTCTGGTTCATAATTTGTTTCTCTAAAGGGAGAAGAATCCTCTGTAGTTTGCCAAAAAGATTTTTGTGTATATGCAGCACTAATAGATTCATTTAAACCTAAAAAATTATATGAAATAGGTTTTTCAACACTTATTTGAAATGTTGTTTCTACATTATTTCTATTTTCAATATCATTAAAATTATAATTTACAGGTAATAGATAATTTTTTTTATATGGATATAAACTAAAATCTTTTGTAATTAGTTGTTCTAAACTTTCATCAGTCTCTTTATCTTTTATTTTATCAATCTGTTTTTGATAAAACTCTTTTTTCATTGTTGTAAAAGTTTCGACTCTATGTTCTTGATTTTTAGCTAAGTCTAGAATATATCTATCTTCTTTTGAAATATTTGTATCTGCAACTTTTTTATACAAAAGCATAGCCTCTTTATAATTTCCAAGATTTTCTTGATTTTGTGCTTCTTGATATATGCTATTTATATCTTCAGCAAAGGAAAAAGTACAAATAATTAAGGAGAAGATTTTTTTCATAAATTACCATTTTATTTTTTTATTTTATTTTACATCAATAATTATTATATATAAATTTTTATACTTTATAAAAGAGTTTTAATGATATAATCGCCCAAAATTAGAAAAAAGGTTAGAAAAGATGCTTGTTGCACCTTCTATATTATCAGCAGATTTTGGGAACTTAGCAAATGAAATAAAAGCTATTTGTGATGCTGGATGTGATTTAATTCATGTTGATGTAATGGATGGACATTTTGTTCCAAATATGACAATTGGACCAGTTGTTGTAAACCCTGTTGCAAAAGTTGCAACAAAACCACTTGATATTCACCTAATGGTTGAAAATAATACATTTTTTGTAGAGTTGTTTGCTCCTTGTAAACCAGAATATATCTCTTTTCATATTGAAAGTGAAAAACACCCACATAGACTTATTCAAAAAATTAGAGATTATGGAATTAAACCAGCTATTGTTTTAAATCCTCATACTCCACCAGAAGCTATTGAGTATTTATTAGAAGATTTAGATATGGTTTTATTGATGTCTGTAAATCCTGGTTTTGGTGGGCAAAAATTCATTCCAAGTGTGATTGAAAAAACTAAAAAATTAAAAGAGTTAATTAATAAAAAAAATCCAAATTGTCTAATTGAGGTTGATGGTGGAGTAAATGACAAAAATATCCATGAACTAAAAGAAGCTGGTGTTGATGTTGTTGTTGCTGGTTCTTATGTATTTGGAAACTCTGATTATAGTAAAGCTATAAAAAGTCTTCAGGTGTAAAATGAGAGTAAAAATTTGTGGAATAACAAATCTGCAAGATGCACTTGAAGCTGTAAATGCAGGTGCAAATGCATTAGGTTTTGTATTTTATAAAAAATCGCCAAGATATATAGAACCTTTAAAAGCAAAAGAGATTGCTGAAAAACTTCCTCCTTTTGTTCAAACAGTTGGACTTTTTGTAAATGAAAATGAAGAGTTTATTAATCAAATTTGTTTTGATGCAAAAATGCAATTAGCTCAAATAATAGATGATTTTGATGTTTTAAATTATGAAAAGATTTCTTTTAAATATATAAAAGTAATCAGAGCAAAAGAGAAAAAAGATTTACTAAATTTGAATAAAGAGTATTATTTAGTTGATGCATTTGTTGATAGTTTTGGTGGAGAAGGTAAAAGAATTGCCCTTGATTGGTTTGAAAGTATTGATTGTTCTAAATTTATACTTGCTGGTGGCTTAACAACAAAAAATTTAAAAGAGATAAACGGTTTTGGTTTTTATGGAGTTGATGTTAGTTCTGGAGTTGAATCAGAAGTTAAAGGGATAAAAGATAGACAAAAAATGATTGATTTTGTAAAAGAGGCAAATGAAATCAAATAAAAGGATTACTCCTAAAGCTCAAATAAAATTACAAAATATTTTACAAAGACTATTAAAAGAGCCAATTTTATATAGTGAATTTTTTGAGTTATTAGAAAAAGCAAATGATACAATTTATGAAGATCCTGAACTTGAATTTGAGTTACTTATTTCAAATGGTTTGCCTTTAGATTTTGAAAGTGAATATGTATGTTTAAAAACTCTAAAAACACCTATAAATGAACAAGTTTTTTGTATTGTAGATATTGAAACAAATGGTGGAAGTCCCAAAAAAGGTTATCAAATCATTGAGTTGGGTGCAGTAAAATACAAAAATGGAGAAATAATAGATAAGTTTGAGTCTTTAGTTTTTGCAAAAGAGATACCTCCTTATGTTCAAGAAGTTACAAAAATAAATCTCAAAATGCTTGAAAATGCTCCAAGATTAGAAAAAGTTTTACAAGATTTTAAAATTTTTTTAGGAGATGATGTTTTTGTTGCACATGATATAAAGTTTGATTATACTTTTATTTCTGACTCTTTTGAAAAATATAATTTAGGTAAATTATTAAATAGAAAATTATGTACAATTGATTTAGCTAAAAGAACAATTGAGGCTGAAAAATATGGTTTAAGTTCTTTAAAAGAGTTACTAAATATTGATGTGAGTAATCATCATAGAGCATATTATGATGCTTTAACAACAGCAATAGTTTTTAAAAAATGTTTAGAAAATTTAGATTTTAATAAAATAAAAACAGTAGAAGATTTAATAAATTTTTCAAAAAGTGATAATGTGATTAATAATCAACAAAAAAAGGATTAGTATTATGTTTTCTCAAGAAAATTATATTGAAGTTCTGGAATTTGCAACAATCGCTCATGGTGAACAAAAAACACCAAAAGGTTATCCTTATCTTGCACATATAACAAGCGTTGCAATGGAAGTTATAAATGCTTGTGAAAAATCAAATTTAGATGAAAAAAAAGCAGATTTAGCAATAAGTTGTGCATTATTACACGATGTAATAGAAGATACAAACATTACTTATGATGAGTTGTATGTAAAATTTGGAGAAGATGTTGCAAATGGAGTTGAGGCATTAACAAAAGATAAAACTTTAAGTTCAAAACAAGAACAAATGAGAGATAGTATAGAAAGATTACTTACTCAACCTTATGAAGTTCAAATGGTAAAACTTGCTGATAGAATTACAAATTTAGGAACTCCACCAAAACATTGGGATAATAAAAAAATTAAAGATTATCAAAAAGAAGCAAGTTTTATTTTATCATGTCTTGGAAATTCAAATATATATTTATCAAATAGATTAAAAGAAAAAATAGAGAATTATAATAACTTTATTAAAGAATAAAATAAAAAGCCCGAAGGCTTTTTATTATTAAGCGTTAGCTTGTTGTGCTTCAGAAGCGTATTTTAAACCTAAATCAAATGCTTTATTATTGATTTCATGTACTTTTTCAGGTACTTTTGAAAGCATTGTTTTTCTTAATACTTCATTTGGAACAGTTTCTCCAGTAAAATAGTTAGCCATTGCTAAAGCTAAAACTGATTGAGTAATAACATTTCCAACTTCTTCTTTTGCAATAGTAATAATTGGAATCTCATAGATTTTCCATTTTTTTCTATCTTCTTCTGTAGGTGTTACAAGATTTGGCTCAACAACGATAACGCCACCTTCTTTTACACCATTTTTGAATTGATTATAAGAAACTTGAGCAACTGATAACATGAAATCAATTTCACCATCATTTGCATAAGGATATAAAATTGGTTCATCTTGTAAAGTAATATCAACAACAGTTGGACCACCTCTTACTTGAGAAGTATAAGTAGCTGTTTTTAATCCATATCCACCATTATTGATTTTTGCAGCTGCGAAAATCGCACCTGCAAGAAGTACACCTTGTCCACCAACACCTGTAAATCTCATTAATGTTCTATTTGCTGCCATGTGTAACTCCTTATAATTGAACCATAGTTTTATTTTTGTGAGCCTCTTTTACTTTTTCATAAGCTTCACAATATTCCATAGCTTCTGTATCTTGTTTTAAGATACCTGTAGGGAATATTCCTTTTTGTTCTTCTGGCTCTAATTTATCAAACTTAGTTTTTGACATAGAAATAGAATCAATCCACTCTAAGTTAGCCATAGCAGTAGCCATTTTGTTTTTTCTTCCTAAGTTAACGTGACAGTTAGAGAATACTTCAATAAATGAGAAACCTTTATGTTCAAAAGCTTTAACTAAAGTTTTTTCTAATTTTTTAGGATCTAACATAGTCTCTCTTGCAACAAAAGAAGCTCCTGCTGCTTCAACTAATTTACAAGCATCAAAAGTAGGGTCAATATTTCCTCTACTCATTGTTACAGTCCACATACCTTGAGGAGTAGTTGGAGATGTTTGAGAGTTTGTTAATCCATAAATGAAGTTATTGATAATAATATAATTTAGGTCAATATTTCTTCTTGAAGCGTGAATTGTGTGATTTCCACCAATTGCAAGACCGTCACCATCTCCACCAACAACGATAACTTTTTTAGTTGGATTTGCTAATTTAATTCCAGTTGCATAAGCTAAAGTTCTTCCGTGAGTTGTGTGAACAGTGTTACAGTTGATGTATGAAGAGAATCTTCCTGAACATCCAATACCAGAAACAACACAAACGTCGTCCATATTCCATTCAAGTTTTTCAATAGCTCTAATAACAGATTTTAAAATAACTCCATCACCACATCCCCAACACCATAGTGTTGGCATTTTGTCTGTTCTTAAATATTCATCGTAATTAAAAGCCATGATTACATTCCTTTCACTTTTTCAATAATTTCTAGTGGAGATAAAGGTCTTCCATTTACTTTAAATAAAGTATCAAAATCAGATCTTCCAGATACTCTTTGTACTTCATCAGCAAATTGACCCATATTTAACTCAGTAACTAATACTTTGTCAAATTTTTTCATTAATTCATTAATTCTTTTTGCAGGACTTGGCCAAATTGTTTTTGGTCTGAACATACCTACTTTGATACCTTCTTTTCTCATTCTGTTGATAGCTTCAGTAACACCTAAAGATACAGAACCATAAGCAATAATCATAATTTCAGCATCTTCTAACATATACTCTTCATTTAATTCTAATTCATCTAAATGAGCATCAACTTTTTTGAATAATCTTTTCATTAAAGCATCACAAACTTCTGCATCTTCAGTTGGGTGTCCTGTTGGTCCATGGTGAAGTCCAGTAAAGTGATATCTATATCCTTCAAACATTGGATTTAATACTGCTGGTTCATCAGCTCCAACTCCGTAAGGTTTATAATCTTTTTTATCACCATCAAATCTTTTTCTTACAATTTTGTTTTTTTCAACTTCTTCTAAATCAGGTAAAATTGCTTTTCCACTCATGTGACCGATTGTTTCATCTAATAAAACAAATACTGGTTGCATAAATCTGTCAGCTAAGTTAAATGCTCTTACAACTTCAGTATAACACTCATTTAAGTTACCTGGAACTAATGTAATTGATTTAACATCTCCATGAGTTGGGTTTTTAGCTTGTAATAAATCCCCTTGAGCAACTCTTGTTGGAAGACCAGTTGATGGACCACCTCTCATAACGTTTACAACAACTAAAGGAACTTCAGAAATATATCCAACACCTAAGTTTTCTGCTTTTAAAGAAATACCAGGTCCTGAAGTAGCAGTCATAGATCTTTTCCCAGACATAGCAGCACCTAAAGCTGTACAAATACCTGCTATTTCATCTTCCATTTGAATACAAGCATGACCTCTAGCTGGTAAAGCTGAAGAAAGTACATGCATTATTTCACTTGAAGGAGTAATTGGATAACCACCAAAAAACTCACAACCTGAATCAATTGCAGCTTTTGCTGCAAGTTCATTTCCTGTTGAAATCACTTCTCTTGACATCAATTCTCCTTACAAATCTTCATCTAATATTCTATAGTTATTTTTAACTATTTTTTCTTTTCTCTCTTTTGCATCACTTGATAACTTTGCAAATTTAAACTCTTTTTTATCAGCAACATAAATTGCAAAATCTGGACATGCTAACTCACAGTCTGTACAACCAATACATGATTCAGGATGAACAACTTTAATCATTGAACCTAAAGTAGAATGAACTTCTTGTCTCATTGCAAGTACGCCAGCAGGACAAACAGAAACGCACTTATCACATGCCTTACATCTAGCCTCATTTACCCATACAGGAGTATTTGCAGGAGCTTCCATATTAGACATAATCTCTCCTTAAATTATTTTAAAATCAATACTTGAACAAACTCAATATATTATCCTTGAATAATAGCAATAAACATTCCAAAGATGAATAAAATTTATGATTTTCTCGGGTGAATTTTACTCTTGTTACATTTTGCTACAAGAAAAAATCTGATGTATATAAAAGAGTCTATAATATATATTTAAGCTTAAAATATCAATCTAATTTTATATTAAAAGAGTTAATTAATAATTAGTTTAAAAGACATATTTATGAAACTTAGATATAATTATAATAAATTAGAGAAGGAAGATTTTTGGTTTTATATCAACCTAAAAATGGATATTGTTATAATAGTGATACACATTTTTTATTTTATTTTATTTGTGAAAATTTTAAAAAATATAAAAATATAAAAGGCGAAATTTTAGATATTGGGAGTGGAAGCGGAATTCTTGGTTTATTAGTTTCAAATGAGTATAAAAAATTGAACTTAAATCAGTGTGAGATTCAAAAAATGTTTCAATTTTTCTCAACAAAAAATGCTTTAACAAACAAAATAAATACAAATTTGTACGAAGGTTCATTTGAAAAAATTGAATTTGATAAAAAATTTGATATTTGTGTTTCAAATCCTCCCTTTTATCATTGTGAAGTTATAAAAAGTGAAAATGAATCTTTAAAAATTGCAAGATATAATGACTCTTTACCTTTGGAAAAATTTATAAAAAAGACCTCAGAAATTTTAAAAAATGATGGAAAATTCTTTTTTTGTTATGATTGTAAACAGATAAATGAAATATTATTATTATTGAATAAATATAAATTTAATATAGAAGCTTTGCAGTTTGTTCATCCTAAAGTATCAAAAGATGCAACATTAATTTTAGTTTATGCAAGAAAAAATTCAAAATCTTTGACAAAAATATTTAATCCTTTAGTTGTTTTTGATGAAGATAATAAGTTTACAAATGAGGTTGAAAATATATATAAAAAATCTTCAACATATAGTATAAAGGCTGATATTGAGTAATTTATTAAAAAAAGATGGTTTTAATTTTGCATTTGATCCAAAAGGTTGTGATTCTTGTAAAGGTAATTGCTGTATAGGGGAAAGTGGATATATTTGGATTAATGCACAAGAGATGCAAGCATTAGCTTTTCACTTGAATTTAACTTTAGAAGAGACAAAATTTAGATATTTAACAAAAATTGGATATAAATATAGCATAAAAGAGGTAAAATTAGCTTCAAATAATTTTGCCTGTTGTTTTTTTAATTTAGAAAAAAGACAGTGTTCAATTTATCCCGTAAGACCGATGCAATGTAGAACTTTCCCTTTTTGGGACTATTTTAAAGAAAATGAAGAAGAGGTTTATAAAGAGTGTCCAGCTATAAAAAATCTTTAGTTATTTATTCATTAATATTAATTTTTTGTGGATGTAGCACAAAAGATGTTAATTTAGAGA
The genomic region above belongs to Arcobacter ellisii and contains:
- the rpe gene encoding ribulose-phosphate 3-epimerase; this encodes MLVAPSILSADFGNLANEIKAICDAGCDLIHVDVMDGHFVPNMTIGPVVVNPVAKVATKPLDIHLMVENNTFFVELFAPCKPEYISFHIESEKHPHRLIQKIRDYGIKPAIVLNPHTPPEAIEYLLEDLDMVLLMSVNPGFGGQKFIPSVIEKTKKLKELINKKNPNCLIEVDGGVNDKNIHELKEAGVDVVVAGSYVFGNSDYSKAIKSLQV
- a CDS encoding response regulator transcription factor gives rise to the protein MKVLLLEDDIALSDLLNEHLLDLGYEVVLCTNGQEALEALIDNKFDIALLDINTPSITGIEVLKRVRKEYKNNIPIIILTAYQDTKHLKESFENGVDDYIKKPFDLEELDQRILKLCRHFLIEQNSKIKIDENIFFEPQTCQIFKENKVISLAQKERDILKYFCTHKSRVISNEELLQNIWVYDEMPTDATIRVYIKNLREIIGKEKITTIRAIGYRFE
- a CDS encoding HD domain-containing protein, which encodes MFSQENYIEVLEFATIAHGEQKTPKGYPYLAHITSVAMEVINACEKSNLDEKKADLAISCALLHDVIEDTNITYDELYVKFGEDVANGVEALTKDKTLSSKQEQMRDSIERLLTQPYEVQMVKLADRITNLGTPPKHWDNKKIKDYQKEASFILSCLGNSNIYLSNRLKEKIENYNNFIKE
- a CDS encoding sensor histidine kinase, with translation MNRDEKKALISFLTIYIVSAILLIGVILYIYYKNETKMLEESCSMELHNASMHIKNEIINRHMKNQKFNPNKLSNINIKYGLFDKDKKVIFSYLDEKFDVDFSKNSYVNEFYNYFITTLDEENIPIKYIVLETCQEVQNKNKLQIFILVILFLSAIFIGCIGYLLSKILLNPVRQRVEAMDKFIKDSAHELNTPISVLMTSVSMLKNGKNPQKMMKYILSSSKQISQIYNDIHFSAFNELNEDVFEEFNLKDLVSESVEFFNDISITKNITISSNLQDCFIKMDKTKTQKIVNNLLSNAIKYSKKDSIIEVVLEKNILKVKDFGIGISQEEQKEIFKRYKRGNNIEGGFGIGLDIVKRVCDEYDLILDLKSQIDKETTFSIDFSSIVIKDFLQK
- a CDS encoding NUDIX domain-containing protein translates to MINIIEDFKISELKDTKFIHPVKVTFSQNGKAKTWEAVRSHDSVAILLYHKEKEAFLLVKQFRAPVYLNDKTKTFTYELCAGLIDKNKSIEEIVIEEIDEECGYKVHIDNILKISSFYTNVGISGGRQHLYFASIDESMKIHNGGGVNDEQIELHFLPLSECDNFLFDEEKAKTPGLMFSFYWFLKNRQELGL
- a CDS encoding 3'-5' exonuclease, whose translation is MKSNKRITPKAQIKLQNILQRLLKEPILYSEFFELLEKANDTIYEDPELEFELLISNGLPLDFESEYVCLKTLKTPINEQVFCIVDIETNGGSPKKGYQIIELGAVKYKNGEIIDKFESLVFAKEIPPYVQEVTKINLKMLENAPRLEKVLQDFKIFLGDDVFVAHDIKFDYTFISDSFEKYNLGKLLNRKLCTIDLAKRTIEAEKYGLSSLKELLNIDVSNHHRAYYDALTTAIVFKKCLENLDFNKIKTVEDLINFSKSDNVINNQQKKD
- a CDS encoding 2-oxoglutarate ferredoxin oxidoreductase subunit beta, which gives rise to MAFNYDEYLRTDKMPTLWCWGCGDGVILKSVIRAIEKLEWNMDDVCVVSGIGCSGRFSSYINCNTVHTTHGRTLAYATGIKLANPTKKVIVVGGDGDGLAIGGNHTIHASRRNIDLNYIIINNFIYGLTNSQTSPTTPQGMWTVTMSRGNIDPTFDACKLVEAAGASFVARETMLDPKKLEKTLVKAFEHKGFSFIEVFSNCHVNLGRKNKMATAMANLEWIDSISMSKTKFDKLEPEEQKGIFPTGILKQDTEAMEYCEAYEKVKEAHKNKTMVQL
- a CDS encoding 2-oxoacid:acceptor oxidoreductase family protein translates to MAANRTLMRFTGVGGQGVLLAGAIFAAAKINNGGYGLKTATYTSQVRGGPTVVDITLQDEPILYPYANDGEIDFMLSVAQVSYNQFKNGVKEGGVIVVEPNLVTPTEEDRKKWKIYEIPIITIAKEEVGNVITQSVLALAMANYFTGETVPNEVLRKTMLSKVPEKVHEINNKAFDLGLKYASEAQQANA
- a CDS encoding YajQ family cyclic di-GMP-binding protein; protein product: MAAKEHQFDISAKLDMQEMKNAVIQAQKEIDNRYDFKGISKEIDLNIGAKTLILVSSSDNKIDAMMDILISKMNKRGISINSLEEIKKEDSSGGNRKYTFKIVDSIEKDEAKKIQTEIKNLKLKVTAVNQGDEIRVTGKNIDDLQTIMKHLRSLELKAPLVFDNFK
- a CDS encoding phosphoribosylanthranilate isomerase, with amino-acid sequence MRVKICGITNLQDALEAVNAGANALGFVFYKKSPRYIEPLKAKEIAEKLPPFVQTVGLFVNENEEFINQICFDAKMQLAQIIDDFDVLNYEKISFKYIKVIRAKEKKDLLNLNKEYYLVDAFVDSFGGEGKRIALDWFESIDCSKFILAGGLTTKNLKEINGFGFYGVDVSSGVESEVKGIKDRQKMIDFVKEANEIK
- a CDS encoding phospholipase A, which gives rise to MKKIFSLIICTFSFAEDINSIYQEAQNQENLGNYKEAMLLYKKVADTNISKEDRYILDLAKNQEHRVETFTTMKKEFYQKQIDKIKDKETDESLEQLITKDFSLYPYKKNYLLPVNYNFNDIENRNNVETTFQISVEKPISYNFLGLNESISAAYTQKSFWQTTEDSSPFRETNYEPEIFIQFPYKENSVLKAYKVSIMHSSNGRNDENSRSWNKVYLEGYYQFANLFLVPKIWYRIPDDKGSDDNPDIEDYYGYGDLTLLYAYKKHTFELLLRNNLKFSESNKGAVELNWTFPLPEFLSTKNTYGMLQLFSGYGNSLIDYDREINKIGLGIAFSR